A single Sulfurimonas aquatica DNA region contains:
- the murJ gene encoding murein biosynthesis integral membrane protein MurJ, with protein sequence MFKAIFTNSFGILFSRVLGFIRDLLTASALGANIYSDIFFIAFKLPNLFRRIFAEGAFTQVFIPAFARSRHKAVFSVNIFFVFLSIILLITLLVNIIPELFTKAIAVGFDAQTIEIASPYVAINFWYLPLIFSMTFLSGMLQYKNHFATSAFSTALLNLSLIVAIYLSEDKTQSEIVYYLSYGVVVGGVLQLIAHIIAVQQMGLAKLLLGGFKYLKVKSILIKKDTKKFRNNFFPAMWGNSTAQVSAFLDTFLASFLVTGSISYLYYANRIFQLPLALFAIATSIALFPRIARYLKNSDEEKAKENLKKAFWFLMFLLTASTIGGIVLSHEITWLLFQRGAFSSNDTQNTTAVLQMYMIGLLPFGLQKLFVLWLYAKEMQRRAAKIATISLLSYIVLALAFISPLGVSGLALASTLGGFVSFFFTLRVFGMKNFFDILRSKNSIYLIVCAIIFTIVLLYIQKYINQFII encoded by the coding sequence ATGTTTAAAGCCATTTTTACCAATAGTTTTGGGATTTTGTTCTCAAGAGTTTTAGGATTTATCAGAGATTTACTTACAGCTTCGGCTCTTGGTGCGAATATTTACAGTGATATCTTCTTTATCGCGTTTAAACTACCTAACCTTTTTCGTAGAATCTTTGCTGAGGGTGCTTTTACCCAAGTATTTATACCTGCTTTTGCAAGATCAAGACATAAAGCAGTTTTTTCTGTAAATATTTTTTTTGTTTTTCTCTCTATCATCCTACTGATAACTCTTTTAGTAAATATCATTCCCGAACTCTTTACAAAAGCCATTGCTGTTGGTTTTGATGCACAGACTATTGAGATAGCATCCCCTTATGTAGCTATAAATTTTTGGTACTTACCTCTTATATTTTCTATGACATTTTTAAGTGGGATGCTTCAGTATAAAAACCATTTTGCAACCTCTGCATTTTCTACGGCGCTCTTAAACCTCTCCTTGATAGTAGCGATATATCTCTCAGAAGACAAAACGCAGAGTGAAATAGTTTACTACCTTAGTTATGGCGTTGTAGTAGGTGGAGTGCTACAACTTATAGCACATATCATTGCCGTGCAGCAGATGGGTCTAGCAAAACTTCTTCTAGGTGGTTTTAAATACCTTAAAGTGAAGTCTATTCTTATAAAAAAAGATACTAAAAAATTTAGAAATAACTTTTTTCCAGCAATGTGGGGGAATTCAACTGCACAAGTAAGTGCATTTTTAGACACATTTTTAGCCTCTTTTTTAGTAACTGGTTCTATCTCTTATCTCTACTATGCAAACAGAATTTTTCAGCTTCCTCTTGCTCTTTTTGCCATTGCCACTTCTATAGCTCTCTTTCCTAGAATTGCTCGCTATCTAAAAAACAGTGATGAAGAAAAAGCAAAAGAAAATCTAAAAAAAGCTTTTTGGTTTTTAATGTTTTTACTTACTGCTAGTACTATAGGAGGAATTGTTCTCTCACATGAGATTACATGGTTGCTTTTTCAAAGAGGTGCTTTTAGCTCTAACGATACACAAAACACCACTGCCGTTTTACAGATGTATATGATAGGACTTTTGCCTTTTGGACTGCAGAAGCTATTTGTTCTATGGCTCTATGCAAAAGAGATGCAAAGAAGAGCTGCTAAAATTGCTACTATTTCACTGCTCTCATATATAGTTTTAGCCTTAGCATTTATTTCTCCTCTTGGAGTCTCAGGTTTGGCGTTAGCTAGTACTTTAGGTGGTTTTGTAAGTTTTTTCTTTACACTGAGAGTGTTTGGAATGAAAAACTTTTTTGATATACTTCGCTCAAAAAACAGTATCTATCTTATAGTTTGCGCTATTATATTTACAATAGTACTACTCTACATTCAAAAGTACATAAATCAATTTATAATTTAA